The DNA sequence ACCTCGCTGCTGGGGCACCTCGAGGACGTACACATCGCCTCGGATCGCAACTTCATCGACGCCCGGTTGCCGGTGCAGTATGTGATCCGTCCTCAGGTCAGTGACGGATCGGACCATCGCAGCTACGCCGGAACCATCGCCAGCGGAACGTTCAAGCCCGGCGACGAAGTGGTGGTGCTACCCAGCGGATTCAGCACCACCGTGGCCGAGATCTGGGGCCCCGGCGGCAGCAAGCTCGACGAGGCATTCGCGCCGATGGCCGTGTCCGTCTCGCTCGCCGACGAGATCGACATCACCCGTGGAGAGATGCTCGCGCGTCCCAACAACCGGCCGTACGTCGGCCGCGACATCGATGCGATGGTGTGCTGGTTCTCCGAGGACACCGAGTTGAAGTCGGGTAACCGCTACACCATCCAGAGCTCGACCCGCGAGTCGAAGGCCGTGATCGGCGACCTCACCTATCGGCTCGACGTCAACTCCCTCCATCGTGAGGAGGGGCCACAGGAGTTGCGGCTCAACGAGATCGGGCGCGTCCGTCTGCGCACCCAGCAACCCATGATGTTCGACTCGTACCGCCAGCATCGCTTCACGGGTAGCTTCATCTTGATCGACGAGGCGACGAACAAGACCGTCGGCGCCGGGATGATCAACGGGCCGGTCAGCAACGACTCCCACGTGGTCTGGCACAGCTCGTCGGTGACCAGGGAGCAGCGGTCCCATCGTGGGGCGACCATCTGGTTGACCGGACTGTCCGGTTCCGGGAAGTCGTCGATCGCATCGGAACTGGAACGATCGATGGTGGCCGAAGGCCGTCCGGCCTACCTGATGGACGGTGACAACCTCCGCCATGGGCTGAATTCCGATCTGGGGTTCGGAGACGACGACCGCCGGGAGAACATCCGGCGCACCGCCGAGGTCGCGGCACTCTTCGCGGACTCGGGTGCGGTTGCGATCGTTTCGCTGATCAGCCCCTTCGCCGCCGAACGCGAGCGGGCGCGCGAGGTCCATGCCGAGCGCGGTCTGCCCTTCTTCGAGGTGTTCGTCGACACGCCGCTCGAGGTCTGCGAAGAACGCGATCCAAAGGGGCTGTACGCGAAGGCACGCCGCGGTGAGGTCGCACATTTCACCGGCGTCAGTTCGCCGTACGAACGACCGGAAGCGGCGGACGTCGTCATCACCCCCGGTGACGGTGCGCCTGCCGACGTCGCGGAGGCCATTCGCCGTAACCTGGGCGTGTGACTGTGACCTCATCCGATGCAGAGCTTGCCGGTCGTCTTGCCACCGAGGCCGGGAATCTGCTGGTCGAACTCCGATCAGACCCATCGCTGAACGGCAAAGAACTCGGCAAGGCCGGGGATCTGCGCTCCAACGAGTTCCTGCTCGACGCGCTCGCGCGTGAGCGGCCGGGCGATTCGGTGCTGTCCGAGGAATCGGCCGACGATCTGTCCCGGCTCGACGCCGACCGCGTGTGGATCGTCGACCCTGTGGACGGCACAAAGGAATACGGTCTTGACGACCACACCGATTGGGCTGTGCACGTTGCACTGTGGGAAAAGGGGTTGGGGCTGACGGTCGGCGCGGTGTCGCTGCCGGGGCTCGGCGTAACCTACGTCAACGATGGGGCGCCGGTGCCACCCACCACAGGTCTGGCGAGAACACCGCGGGGCGACAACCCGCGAGTGGTCATCAGCGGCTCGCGGCCTCCGGCTTTCGCCGAGTCGGTCGCCACGGCCATCGGTGGTGAGCTGCTCCCGATGGGATCGGCAGGCGCCAAGGCGATGGCAGTGGTTCGGGGTGAGGCCGACGCGTATGTGCACGCCGGTGGACAGTACGAGTGGGACTCGGCCGCGCCGGTGGCTGTGGCGAAGTCACAAGGGCTGTGGTGCAGTCGGATTGACGGACTGTCGCTGGAGTACAACCAGCGCGACGTCTACCTGCCCGATCTTGTCATCTGCAGGCCGGAACTCGCCGAACAGATCCTGGACGTGACCCGAGCTGCCGGCTGAGCGTTCGCGGGCCGCCTACCGGACCCCACCTTGTCCGCTCCGCAATCCGCCGAGCACACCGGCCAATGCGGCCTGCATGTCCGAGGCCTCGATGCGCATGAGTGCGTCGTCGTCGAGGTCGGCGAGTTCGATGGTGCCGGTTGTCAGGCGGTGTTCGCGTTCTTCCTCGGCGCTCTCGACCACGTTCCGGACGAAGCGGCCGTTGCCCGCCAGGTCGATCATGCGACGCTCACGGCCGAACTCGTCGAGCTCGACCTGATGACACAGGGGAGCGCACGCCATCTCGAGCTCACGAAGCGCTTCCGCCGACAGTAACGAATCACGTTTGCGGGCAAGAAGATCAGCGATCTGGGTGAGTTCGGTGGGACTGTAGGAGTCGAATCTGATGCGCTTGGAGAATCGTGACGACATTCCCTCGTTCGCGGCGAGCAGACGGTCGATCTCTGCGTCATAGCCCGCAATGATCACCACCAGCCGGTCGCGGTCGTCTTCCATCCGCGCGAGCAAGGTGTCGACGGCTTCGCGGCCGAACGCGTCGCCGCCGGAGAGGCCACTTTGCACCAGCGTGTAGGCCTCATCGATGAACAGCACGCCGTCCATCGCGCGGTCGATCACCTCCGATGTCTTGATGGCCGTGCTACCGAGGTGTTCGCCCACCAGATCACGACGTGAGACCTGTACCACCGCATCGGTTTTGATGAGACCGAGCCCGCAATAGATCTTGGCGACGATGCGCGAGATGGTGGTTTTGCCGGTGCCGGGTGGACCGGTGAACGCCAGGTGCAGACTGCGTGGGCCGGTCGCGAGACCCTTGTCCGATCGGATCTTCGCCAGGGTGGCTGCCGACTGCAGCTTGGTCACCTGGCTCTTGACCGATGCGAGGCCGATCTGCTCGGCGAGTTCGGCCTGTGCCGCCGCTAGCAGACTTCCCTCGGAGTCGTCCGGAGCAGACGCCGAGGCCGCGACCGTCTCTGCTGCAGTGGCCGGGTCCCAGCGGTCGCTACGAGAGTTGATCGTCTCGGCGGTGGTGATCACCAACCGGAAACGTTGATCCGAGAGGGCCTTGGAATTGGCCGCGAACGAAGGGTCGCGGGAATACACGGCCTCGAACTGTTCACGAGCCTGCGCCTCCATGCCCTGTTCGCGTAAGGCCAGGCCGTGGGTGAACATCGCCGCCGTCGCTGCCGCGGGGATGGGCCCATTCGCCGCGGCTTCGAGTCGCCGCACACCTTCGGTGAACAGACCCATCTGCACGCATGCCGATCCGGCCATCAGGTCGGCGCCGGCGTTCATGTACTCGTCCGTCCACGTATTCGACGGGGCCAGAGCGGTGAGCACGTCGGTCCAACGTTGGGTGCGGAAGTGCAGGCTGGCCCGTAGGTAGTCGACGATCGGCGGCCGGCCCCGGCCGGCACATTCGTCGGCCGCCTCGTCGAGGGCGTCCTCGGCTCCTTGGTAGTCGGCGCCGGCGATCAGCGTGGCCGCGTACGCCACGATGGCCTCGGTCCGGTCGGCCAACGGATAGTCGA is a window from the Williamsia sp. DF01-3 genome containing:
- the cysC gene encoding adenylyl-sulfate kinase, yielding MTVDQELIIGEPVRRGRKELLRLATAGSVDDGKSTLIGRLLYDSKSIFTDQMESIERTSSERGDEYANLALLTDGLRAEREQGITIDVAYRYFATPKRKFIIADTPGHVQYTRNMVTGASTADVALVLIDARKGVLEQTRRHAFLSSLLGIAHIVLCVNKMDLVDWSEERFTEIKDEFSAFASKLNVTDLSFIPVSALLGDNVVDPSVHMPWYRGTSLLGHLEDVHIASDRNFIDARLPVQYVIRPQVSDGSDHRSYAGTIASGTFKPGDEVVVLPSGFSTTVAEIWGPGGSKLDEAFAPMAVSVSLADEIDITRGEMLARPNNRPYVGRDIDAMVCWFSEDTELKSGNRYTIQSSTRESKAVIGDLTYRLDVNSLHREEGPQELRLNEIGRVRLRTQQPMMFDSYRQHRFTGSFILIDEATNKTVGAGMINGPVSNDSHVVWHSSSVTREQRSHRGATIWLTGLSGSGKSSIASELERSMVAEGRPAYLMDGDNLRHGLNSDLGFGDDDRRENIRRTAEVAALFADSGAVAIVSLISPFAAERERAREVHAERGLPFFEVFVDTPLEVCEERDPKGLYAKARRGEVAHFTGVSSPYERPEAADVVITPGDGAPADVAEAIRRNLGV
- the eccA gene encoding type VII secretion AAA-ATPase EccA, coding for MIDTGQSRSSVAKARQLFDFAVRSSGIPIDGEQYPADPAKAALAFTRATEWAPMMADAWLGRVASGDNSASVVLQLYRSRATIGAEQRRLGLPPRTLSGRFSTGLYIDYPLADRTEAIVAYAATLIAGADYQGAEDALDEAADECAGRGRPPIVDYLRASLHFRTQRWTDVLTALAPSNTWTDEYMNAGADLMAGSACVQMGLFTEGVRRLEAAANGPIPAAATAAMFTHGLALREQGMEAQAREQFEAVYSRDPSFAANSKALSDQRFRLVITTAETINSRSDRWDPATAAETVAASASAPDDSEGSLLAAAQAELAEQIGLASVKSQVTKLQSAATLAKIRSDKGLATGPRSLHLAFTGPPGTGKTTISRIVAKIYCGLGLIKTDAVVQVSRRDLVGEHLGSTAIKTSEVIDRAMDGVLFIDEAYTLVQSGLSGGDAFGREAVDTLLARMEDDRDRLVVIIAGYDAEIDRLLAANEGMSSRFSKRIRFDSYSPTELTQIADLLARKRDSLLSAEALRELEMACAPLCHQVELDEFGRERRMIDLAGNGRFVRNVVESAEEEREHRLTTGTIELADLDDDALMRIEASDMQAALAGVLGGLRSGQGGVR
- a CDS encoding 3'(2'),5'-bisphosphate nucleotidase CysQ, which encodes MTVTSSDAELAGRLATEAGNLLVELRSDPSLNGKELGKAGDLRSNEFLLDALARERPGDSVLSEESADDLSRLDADRVWIVDPVDGTKEYGLDDHTDWAVHVALWEKGLGLTVGAVSLPGLGVTYVNDGAPVPPTTGLARTPRGDNPRVVISGSRPPAFAESVATAIGGELLPMGSAGAKAMAVVRGEADAYVHAGGQYEWDSAAPVAVAKSQGLWCSRIDGLSLEYNQRDVYLPDLVICRPELAEQILDVTRAAG